The proteins below are encoded in one region of Clostridium estertheticum:
- a CDS encoding sigma-54 interaction domain-containing protein has translation MLQNYIKQILSLHNYIDAIVMVNEKGVIEYSDNFRKDINNLYDEELVGRYLWDIYPNLNDENSTLLRVLKSGKAILNEQQHLVNYKGVAIDAINSTFPVKSGEKIIGVVEVSIYIEPEKQRKDITLRLKEREEEKRQLYDIDQIITNDENMLNIKKRIIKVAKSDSPVLIYGQTGTGKEMVVQAIHKNSSRVSKSFISQNCAAIPATLLESILFGTVKGSYTGAENRKGLFEAADGGTLFLDEINSMEISMQAKLLKAIESLEIRRVGSTECIRVNVRILSAVNESPLKSIRENKLRQDLFYRIGVLQISLPELKDRKNDIEFLSSYFIKEYNQKMKKDIKGLDESVLRIFKNYLWPGNIRELKNVIESAFNITYSNEITVDDLPDYMFSVKSEKNCVPGLVASDKSLSELVKSYEKDIIVYAIKNTENVTEAAKMLKISRQALNYKLSKYNI, from the coding sequence ATGCTACAGAATTATATTAAACAAATTCTAAGTTTACACAATTATATAGATGCTATTGTAATGGTTAATGAAAAGGGAGTTATTGAATATTCTGATAATTTTAGAAAAGATATTAATAATCTTTATGATGAGGAACTGGTTGGAAGATATCTTTGGGACATATATCCTAATCTAAATGATGAAAACAGTACATTGTTAAGGGTGTTAAAAAGTGGTAAGGCTATTTTAAATGAACAACAACATCTTGTGAATTATAAAGGCGTAGCCATAGATGCAATTAATTCAACATTTCCAGTAAAATCAGGTGAAAAGATTATAGGAGTAGTAGAGGTTTCAATATATATTGAACCTGAAAAACAAAGGAAAGATATAACATTAAGATTGAAAGAAAGAGAGGAAGAAAAAAGGCAACTATATGATATAGATCAGATTATAACTAATGATGAAAATATGTTAAATATTAAGAAAAGGATAATAAAAGTAGCGAAATCTGATTCTCCAGTTCTAATTTATGGACAAACGGGTACGGGAAAAGAAATGGTGGTTCAAGCTATACATAAAAATAGTAGCAGAGTTTCAAAATCGTTTATATCTCAAAATTGTGCAGCTATACCTGCTACATTACTTGAAAGTATTTTGTTTGGTACGGTAAAAGGTAGTTATACAGGTGCTGAAAATAGAAAGGGTTTATTTGAAGCGGCGGATGGTGGTACTCTTTTTTTAGATGAGATTAATTCTATGGAAATATCTATGCAGGCGAAACTATTGAAAGCGATAGAAAGTTTGGAAATTAGAAGAGTGGGTTCAACTGAATGTATAAGGGTAAATGTTAGAATTTTGTCCGCGGTAAACGAATCTCCATTAAAATCTATTAGGGAAAATAAACTGCGACAAGATTTGTTTTATAGAATTGGAGTACTTCAAATTAGTCTTCCAGAGCTTAAAGATAGAAAAAATGACATTGAATTTTTGTCTAGTTATTTTATAAAAGAATATAATCAAAAAATGAAGAAGGATATTAAGGGGCTTGATGAATCGGTTCTAAGAATATTTAAAAACTATTTATGGCCAGGCAATATAAGAGAATTAAAAAATGTTATAGAATCTGCTTTTAATATAACATATAGTAATGAAATTACAGTGGATGATCTTCCAGACTATATGTTTTCAGTGAAAAGTGAGAAGAATTGCGTGCCAGGTCTTGTGGCGTCTGATAAATCGTTAAGTGAACTTGTAAAAAGTTATGAGAAGGACATTATAGTATATGCGATAAAAAACACGGAAAATGTAACAGAGGCAGCAAAAATGTTAAAAATATCAAGGCAAGCATTAAATTATAAATTGTCAAAATATAATATATAA
- a CDS encoding dimethylarginine dimethylaminohydrolase family protein, which translates to MIKNVIVRKLSKNFAEGITTSDMGKPDYEKAIKQHEDYIEALKKCGCNVLVLEADERYPDSTFVEDVAIVTEKCAIITKPGAESRKGEEKGIIDVLKKFYVNIEYLSGEACLDGGDILRVENHFYIGQSKRTNAEGARQLTEILSKYGYTSSTADVLHILHLKTGVVYLENNIFVATGEFKEHKLFKDFKEFKVIKVDDNEAYSANCILINGYLIIPTGFKNSKKALLDAGFKIIEVDMSEFEKMDGGLTCLSLRLPKD; encoded by the coding sequence ATGATAAAAAATGTAATTGTAAGAAAGTTAAGCAAAAATTTCGCCGAGGGGATTACTACTTCAGATATGGGCAAGCCAGATTATGAAAAGGCAATAAAACAACATGAGGATTATATAGAAGCTTTAAAGAAATGTGGATGCAATGTGTTGGTATTGGAAGCTGATGAGCGATATCCAGATTCAACTTTTGTTGAGGATGTAGCTATTGTAACAGAGAAATGTGCCATTATTACAAAGCCTGGTGCAGAGTCAAGAAAGGGAGAAGAAAAAGGAATTATTGATGTTTTGAAAAAGTTTTATGTCAACATAGAATATCTAAGTGGAGAGGCTTGTTTGGATGGGGGAGATATATTAAGGGTAGAAAATCATTTTTATATAGGCCAATCTAAGAGAACTAATGCAGAAGGTGCAAGACAGCTCACAGAGATACTTAGCAAATATGGATATACATCATCTACCGCAGATGTACTTCATATACTTCATCTCAAAACAGGAGTAGTTTACTTAGAAAACAATATTTTTGTTGCCACTGGAGAATTTAAAGAACACAAGTTGTTTAAAGATTTTAAAGAGTTTAAGGTGATTAAAGTAGATGATAACGAGGCATATTCAGCAAATTGTATTTTAATAAATGGGTATCTTATAATTCCAACAGGATTTAAAAATTCAAAAAAAGCATTATTAGATGCAGGGTTTAAAATTATTGAGGTGGATATGTCTGAATTTGAAAAAATGGACGGAGGACTTACTTGTCTTTCACTTAGATTACCAAAGGATTAA
- a CDS encoding XdhC family protein yields the protein MNVATYKNLLVEVEKGNNCVMITMLNNKNYENKSSRNKILYTEENLSNHNHISDLDKLLYEKSKYALETGNLQFAKASENETYLIEPYFPEPRLIILGGGHIAKPLAEFASKTGFSVTVVDDRPSFANSERFPTAQKVICESFDHCFDLINLNKSAYVVIVTRGHRHDMDCLRQVLKHNTAYVGMIGSKRRVKIVMQQMLDDGYSKDKLDKVNAPIGLKIGAVTPDEIALSIISQVISYRRLGDTTEIANPIKTNWPEFDHDVLNELCQEENSPGAMITIIFTKGSVPRNAGAKMLVWPFGKILGSIGGGCSEGEIIKTARDLIKDGGYKLQSIDMTGTIAEDEGMVCGGIMNVLIETF from the coding sequence ATGAATGTAGCTACCTATAAAAATTTGCTAGTCGAAGTTGAAAAAGGTAATAATTGCGTTATGATTACAATGTTAAATAACAAAAATTATGAGAATAAATCATCCCGGAATAAAATTCTTTATACTGAAGAGAATCTTAGCAATCATAATCACATATCTGATTTAGATAAACTACTTTACGAAAAATCAAAGTATGCTTTAGAAACCGGCAATCTTCAATTTGCTAAAGCATCTGAAAATGAAACTTATCTAATTGAGCCATATTTTCCTGAGCCACGATTAATAATTTTAGGTGGTGGACATATTGCCAAACCATTAGCTGAATTTGCCTCAAAGACAGGATTTTCAGTTACAGTTGTTGATGACAGGCCCTCATTTGCAAATAGCGAACGATTTCCTACTGCGCAGAAAGTAATTTGTGAAAGCTTCGATCACTGTTTCGACTTAATTAATTTAAATAAGTCCGCCTATGTTGTCATTGTAACTCGAGGTCATCGTCATGATATGGATTGTTTAAGGCAAGTTTTAAAACACAATACCGCATATGTTGGTATGATTGGTTCAAAACGCCGTGTTAAAATTGTTATGCAGCAAATGCTAGACGATGGGTATTCTAAGGATAAATTAGACAAAGTCAATGCACCTATAGGTCTTAAGATAGGCGCAGTTACACCTGACGAAATAGCGCTTTCTATTATATCACAGGTAATTAGTTACAGAAGACTTGGCGATACAACTGAAATTGCTAATCCTATAAAGACTAATTGGCCGGAATTTGATCATGATGTATTAAATGAATTATGCCAAGAAGAGAATTCTCCGGGAGCAATGATTACAATTATTTTTACTAAAGGATCAGTTCCAAGAAATGCTGGAGCTAAAATGCTTGTATGGCCCTTTGGAAAGATCTTAGGGAGTATCGGCGGAGGATGTAGTGAAGGCGAAATAATTAAAACCGCCCGTGATTTAATTAAGGATGGTGGATATAAACTTCAAAGCATAGACATGACAGGTACCATTGCAGAAGACGAAGGCATGGTATGTGGCGGAATTATGAATGTTCTAATAGAGACTTTTTGA
- a CDS encoding putative ABC exporter domain-containing protein yields MKPLFYIIRKSIKNWLLQLKHEPLKLVLYILCLVSLCLVLFVNKDTSRAKSILDPMLYSTIVGCVILIFTAPDIYSSINKGATFFRGADINFIFTAPISPQKVLIYGFIKQIYSSFIAVVFVLFQGYTLSRYSNIKSYGILVIVFGLFIMLIFTSILKILLYSTASKSVKNKTMIRNIFKGLGIVIVIAYFIELYVTMSPGKAIISMLNSPIIPYIPVYGWVREIIMASMNGISTVFIIYTILIIALGAICCYIIYSMKLDYYEDVLASTEYKETAISASRNGEQIFMKSGKKPRVRKVQYTRKGKFASAIFWRQILEYKKTGFGLINIGTVIYVVIAITVGIFSPIKDLAIILGGMIYLQLISNFASKWRKDLTNQYIYMLPDHSFKKIIYVTVVDNIKNLIDGTIVFVITGILFKSSVMLIILNIVAFESIGSLFIYGGILTRRLLGGGENIVTTGFMRIMILVGIITPAIVLFAVLYSSSSSFVGVVIAYTSFIAYNLIFSALIIFLGRGVFDNIEL; encoded by the coding sequence ATGAAGCCATTATTTTATATAATAAGAAAATCTATAAAAAATTGGTTACTTCAGTTAAAGCATGAACCGTTAAAGCTTGTTTTATACATATTATGTTTAGTATCTTTGTGTCTTGTATTATTTGTTAATAAAGATACTAGTAGAGCAAAAAGTATTTTGGATCCAATGTTATATAGTACTATTGTTGGATGTGTTATTTTAATATTTACGGCACCAGATATCTATTCATCAATAAATAAAGGAGCTACTTTTTTTAGAGGTGCAGATATAAATTTTATATTTACAGCTCCTATTAGCCCTCAAAAAGTCTTAATATATGGATTTATAAAACAAATATATTCTTCATTTATAGCAGTGGTTTTTGTTCTATTTCAAGGATACACTCTTAGTCGTTATAGTAACATTAAGTCCTATGGGATTTTAGTAATTGTTTTTGGATTATTTATTATGCTTATTTTCACATCAATACTAAAAATATTATTGTATTCCACAGCTTCTAAAAGTGTAAAAAACAAAACAATGATAAGAAATATTTTTAAAGGCTTAGGAATAGTTATAGTAATAGCGTACTTTATAGAATTATATGTAACTATGTCACCAGGTAAGGCTATTATATCAATGCTCAACAGTCCTATAATCCCTTATATTCCAGTATACGGTTGGGTAAGAGAAATTATAATGGCTTCAATGAATGGCATTAGTACAGTGTTTATTATTTATACTATTTTAATTATAGCATTAGGTGCTATTTGCTGTTACATAATTTACTCTATGAAACTTGACTACTATGAAGATGTGTTAGCTTCAACTGAGTATAAAGAAACTGCAATATCTGCATCAAGGAATGGTGAGCAAATATTTATGAAATCTGGTAAAAAACCAAGAGTAAGAAAGGTTCAGTATACCAGAAAAGGAAAGTTTGCCTCCGCTATATTTTGGAGACAAATATTAGAGTATAAAAAAACAGGGTTTGGACTTATAAATATAGGGACCGTTATTTATGTTGTTATAGCAATAACTGTTGGCATATTTAGTCCAATTAAAGATCTAGCAATAATCTTAGGGGGAATGATATATCTTCAATTAATATCTAATTTTGCAAGCAAATGGCGAAAGGATTTAACAAACCAGTATATATATATGCTGCCTGATCATTCGTTTAAAAAAATTATCTATGTAACTGTAGTTGATAATATAAAAAACCTTATTGATGGGACTATAGTGTTTGTGATAACAGGAATATTATTTAAAAGTAGTGTTATGCTTATTATTCTTAATATAGTAGCATTTGAATCAATAGGTTCTCTTTTCATATATGGAGGAATTCTAACTAGAAGACTTTTAGGTGGTGGTGAGAATATAGTAACTACGGGATTTATGAGAATTATGATATTAGTTGGAATAATAACACCTGCTATAGTTCTTTTTGCCGTATTATATAGTTCGTCTAGTAGTTTTGTTGGAGTAGTTATAGCCTACACATCATTTATAGCATATAATCTTATATTTAGTGCTTTAATAATATTCTTAGGTAGGGGCGTATTTGATAATATCGAATTGTAG
- the moaA gene encoding GTP 3',8-cyclase MoaA, with protein sequence MRDSHGRNINYLRISVTDRCNLRCIYCMPEEGIKKLEHVDILRFGEILKIVKVAETLGINKVRYTGGEPLVMKDIDKLIYETSKLQGIEDIAITTNGILLGDMASDLKKAGLKRVNISLDTLDDVKFKSITRIGNLDKVMKSIDRCLTLGLKPVKINTVLMRGFNDTEFEDFLNLTREMPIEIRFIELMPIGEGIKIYDKSKISFMEILKNHPELTQIENEKSSTAQMYKIKGAKGKIGFISPVSCKFCADCNKIRLTSTGTIKPCLHSKEEINLKQYLNNEEMLTNVLKQAMFDKPLEHHLDEEKISRSEKMMYQIGG encoded by the coding sequence GTGAGAGATAGTCATGGGAGAAATATCAATTATTTAAGAATATCAGTAACTGATAGGTGTAATTTAAGATGTATATATTGCATGCCAGAAGAGGGCATAAAAAAATTAGAACATGTGGATATACTACGGTTTGGAGAAATTTTAAAAATAGTAAAAGTAGCAGAAACATTAGGTATTAACAAAGTAAGGTATACTGGTGGTGAACCACTAGTGATGAAAGATATAGATAAACTAATATATGAAACTTCAAAACTACAAGGGATAGAGGACATTGCTATAACTACAAATGGTATTTTACTTGGTGACATGGCAAGTGACCTAAAAAAAGCTGGACTTAAAAGAGTTAATATTAGCCTTGATACATTGGATGATGTGAAGTTTAAAAGTATAACAAGAATAGGAAATCTTGATAAGGTAATGAAAAGTATAGATAGATGTTTAACACTTGGGTTAAAACCTGTAAAAATTAATACTGTATTGATGCGAGGATTTAATGATACAGAATTTGAAGACTTTTTAAATTTAACTCGCGAAATGCCAATAGAAATAAGGTTTATTGAACTAATGCCTATAGGTGAGGGTATAAAGATTTATGATAAAAGCAAAATTAGTTTTATGGAAATATTGAAAAACCATCCTGAGTTAACTCAAATTGAGAATGAAAAAAGTAGCACTGCTCAAATGTACAAGATTAAAGGGGCAAAGGGAAAGATTGGCTTCATTAGTCCAGTGAGTTGCAAATTTTGCGCGGATTGTAATAAAATAAGACTTACATCCACGGGAACAATTAAGCCGTGTCTTCATTCAAAAGAAGAGATAAACCTTAAGCAATACCTAAATAATGAAGAAATGCTTACAAATGTTTTAAAACAAGCAATGTTTGATAAGCCGCTTGAGCATCATCTTGATGAAGAAAAAATCAGTAGAAGTGAAAAGATGATGTACCAGATAGGAGGATAA
- a CDS encoding methyl-accepting chemotaxis protein: protein MKMNLKRIKNTRITTNIIIIWIISLLATLSVGAIGYTNTSKMYAISNDVNSNVIPKLKDWGDVNGYMGVLRNTLTKIIDRPFDEKNETGMLDLNSKITTIINREVITSKGDSTEAALVKSAKDAYEHYYSFIPSIIDQRKRNLVPDKQITNVDMGVFGTILAKNITDLVDYQKHIAGLQNDKSRNLYHSSSINFGIIFLLSILILSAISLLIILVLKNSIKEFTDKLHILSNGDFTVKIDTELTNEFGTMNTALIKTITSISNILTNINHDSVYISEQALSLSALSEEMNASTKEISSSINEVAQGSSNQAQELMDMSSSLNSFGKTLEDITLSITGVDKNTNVINFKAQNSNNELTHLATSINGIAVSFKDVSIKISNLTNSVNEITKITNLINAIASQTNLLALNAAIEAARAGESGKGFAVVADEIGRLAEQSKNSSDDITNLLKSIQQESKIVTETTDTANGELAKQISVVDTSISSFKEIITSIENILPEIAGINNSILSINNSKNTIIASAESTSSVSEENSASAEQISAATEEMTTSSDEVARSAQLLNDKTASMIKQIEKFTL from the coding sequence ATGAAAATGAATTTAAAAAGAATAAAAAATACAAGAATTACAACAAACATAATAATAATTTGGATTATATCATTACTTGCAACACTCTCAGTAGGCGCTATTGGTTATACTAATACTAGTAAAATGTATGCTATTAGTAACGATGTTAACAGTAACGTTATTCCAAAACTTAAGGATTGGGGTGATGTTAATGGATATATGGGTGTCCTTCGAAATACTTTAACTAAAATAATTGATAGACCCTTTGATGAAAAAAATGAAACTGGGATGTTAGATTTAAACAGTAAAATAACTACAATTATTAATAGAGAAGTCATAACATCAAAAGGTGATTCAACAGAAGCTGCTTTAGTAAAATCAGCAAAGGATGCTTATGAACATTATTACTCCTTCATTCCAAGTATAATTGATCAAAGAAAACGAAATCTCGTTCCTGATAAACAAATAACAAATGTTGATATGGGTGTGTTCGGTACAATTCTTGCCAAAAACATTACAGATCTTGTAGATTATCAAAAACATATTGCTGGTCTTCAAAATGATAAATCTAGAAATTTATATCATAGTAGTAGTATTAATTTCGGAATTATATTTTTATTATCTATTTTAATTTTGTCTGCTATATCTCTACTTATTATTTTGGTATTAAAAAATTCTATTAAAGAATTTACAGATAAACTACATATATTATCTAATGGCGATTTTACAGTAAAAATTGATACAGAACTAACTAACGAATTTGGTACAATGAATACTGCATTAATAAAAACTATAACTTCAATTTCAAATATTTTAACTAACATTAATCATGATTCGGTATATATTTCAGAGCAAGCACTATCATTATCTGCACTATCCGAAGAAATGAATGCATCAACTAAAGAAATATCAAGTTCAATTAATGAAGTTGCACAAGGTTCCTCTAACCAAGCCCAAGAGCTTATGGATATGAGTAGTTCACTAAATTCTTTTGGTAAAACACTAGAAGATATTACTTTATCTATAACTGGGGTTGATAAGAATACAAATGTTATAAACTTTAAAGCGCAAAATAGCAATAATGAATTAACTCATCTTGCTACTTCAATTAATGGTATAGCTGTTTCTTTTAAAGATGTTAGCATCAAAATATCAAACTTAACTAATAGTGTTAATGAGATAACAAAAATAACAAATTTAATAAATGCTATTGCAAGTCAAACGAACTTACTTGCACTAAATGCAGCAATTGAAGCAGCAAGGGCAGGTGAGTCTGGAAAAGGATTTGCAGTTGTAGCTGATGAGATTGGGAGGCTAGCTGAACAATCTAAAAATTCTTCAGATGATATAACTAATTTGTTAAAATCCATACAGCAAGAATCTAAAATTGTTACTGAAACTACGGATACTGCAAATGGAGAACTTGCAAAACAAATCTCTGTTGTAGATACCTCTATATCTTCCTTTAAAGAAATAATAACTTCTATTGAAAATATATTACCTGAAATAGCAGGTATAAATAATTCAATACTCAGTATAAATAACAGTAAAAATACCATAATAGCTTCTGCTGAGAGTACATCTTCAGTATCAGAAGAAAACTCTGCATCTGCTGAGCAAATATCTGCCGCTACCGAGGAAATGACAACTTCATCAGATGAAGTCGCAAGATCGGCTCAGTTACTAAATGATAAAACTGCTTCTATGATAAAGCAGATTGAAAAATTCACTCTTTAG
- the moaC gene encoding cyclic pyranopterin monophosphate synthase MoaC, translating into MEFTHINEEGRAKMVDVSEKNDTVREAIAVGSISMKTETLEKIKNGSISKGDVLAVAQVGGIMGAKSTSQIIPMCHAIMISGCNISFKIDFENSKIEITATTKTVGKTGIEMEALTAVSVAALTIYDMCKAIDRGMVINNIMLVKKSGGKSGIFERKGL; encoded by the coding sequence ATGGAATTTACGCATATAAATGAAGAAGGAAGAGCTAAAATGGTAGATGTATCTGAAAAAAATGATACTGTTCGGGAAGCCATAGCGGTTGGATCAATTTCAATGAAGACAGAAACTTTAGAAAAAATAAAGAATGGGTCTATTTCAAAAGGAGATGTATTAGCGGTAGCACAGGTAGGCGGGATTATGGGGGCTAAAAGCACTTCACAAATAATACCAATGTGTCATGCCATAATGATATCAGGCTGTAATATTAGTTTTAAAATCGATTTCGAAAACAGTAAAATTGAAATAACTGCAACGACAAAGACAGTAGGAAAGACAGGTATTGAAATGGAAGCACTTACTGCGGTATCTGTTGCAGCACTAACTATATATGACATGTGCAAGGCAATTGATAGAGGAATGGTTATAAATAATATTATGCTTGTAAAAAAAAGTGGTGGGAAATCGGGAATATTTGAAAGGAAGGGATTGTAA
- a CDS encoding MOSC domain-containing protein: MAKVIAVNISEKKGVVKHPIEKGFFKFNHGLEGDAHAGDWHRQVSFLGAESIDKMKAKGAQGLSAGKFAENITTEGIILYELPVGTKLKIGEVVLEVTQIGKECHAGCEIMKLVGDCIMPREGIFAKVLEAGYIQAGDDILVQK; this comes from the coding sequence ATGGCAAAGGTTATTGCTGTAAATATAAGCGAGAAAAAAGGTGTAGTAAAACATCCTATCGAAAAAGGTTTCTTCAAATTTAATCATGGTCTAGAGGGAGATGCACATGCAGGTGATTGGCATAGACAAGTTAGTTTTCTTGGGGCTGAGAGCATTGATAAAATGAAAGCAAAGGGAGCTCAAGGATTAAGTGCAGGAAAATTTGCTGAAAACATTACTACAGAGGGAATAATTTTGTATGAACTTCCTGTGGGAACTAAGCTTAAAATTGGAGAGGTAGTTTTAGAGGTAACACAAATAGGAAAGGAATGTCATGCTGGTTGTGAAATAATGAAACTTGTTGGTGATTGCATAATGCCAAGAGAAGGTATATTTGCTAAGGTACTAGAGGCTGGTTATATTCAGGCCGGAGATGATATATTAGTACAAAAATAA
- a CDS encoding ABC transporter ATP-binding protein: MLIVQNLTKKYSKEIAVNNISFQVNEGEIAILLGPNGAGKSTTIKSIAGLLKYNGYIEICGHPNKSIAAKKIFSYVPEVSAMFDLLTVYEHIEYIAAAYGIENYKDEAEELLKRFDLSDKKDKLGKQLSKGMMQKVSICCALIIKPRVILFDEPLMGLDPKAIKELKKAIVELKEKGSVILISTHIIDSVDDFWDKVLIMKNGNIVLSGTKQELKSRNETLEELFFDVTEGNV, translated from the coding sequence ATGCTTATTGTACAAAATCTTACTAAAAAATACTCTAAGGAAATAGCTGTAAACAATATTAGTTTTCAGGTTAACGAAGGTGAAATTGCTATTCTTTTAGGCCCCAATGGAGCTGGAAAAAGCACTACAATAAAATCTATTGCTGGATTATTAAAATATAATGGGTACATTGAAATTTGTGGGCACCCAAATAAGAGCATTGCCGCAAAAAAAATATTTTCTTATGTTCCGGAAGTTTCAGCTATGTTTGATTTGCTAACGGTTTATGAGCATATAGAATATATAGCTGCGGCTTATGGAATAGAAAACTATAAGGATGAGGCTGAAGAATTACTTAAAAGATTTGATTTAAGCGATAAGAAAGACAAACTTGGGAAACAATTGTCCAAGGGTATGATGCAAAAGGTAAGTATTTGCTGCGCCTTAATAATAAAACCAAGGGTAATATTATTCGATGAGCCATTAATGGGACTTGATCCTAAGGCAATTAAGGAACTAAAGAAAGCAATTGTCGAGCTTAAAGAAAAAGGCTCAGTTATTTTAATAAGCACCCATATAATAGATAGCGTTGATGATTTCTGGGACAAGGTGCTTATAATGAAAAATGGAAATATAGTTCTATCTGGCACAAAACAGGAGCTTAAGAGTAGGAATGAGACATTAGAGGAACTCTTTTTTGATGTAACGGAGGGAAATGTATGA
- a CDS encoding MogA/MoaB family molybdenum cofactor biosynthesis protein, whose protein sequence is MIKTAILTMSDKGSRGERIDGTGPAIRSELEGKGYIISFYKMISDEKDEIEKELIYLCDDLKVDLILTNGGTGFSQRDVTPEATQNVIEKYVPGFGEVMRMKSLQITSKAMLSRSIAGIRKKTLIINLPGSPKGAVENLQFIIEAIPHGIDILKGEANECARI, encoded by the coding sequence ATGATTAAAACTGCAATATTAACTATGAGTGATAAAGGTTCTCGTGGAGAAAGAATTGATGGGACAGGCCCTGCGATAAGAAGTGAATTAGAAGGCAAAGGATATATTATAAGTTTCTATAAAATGATTTCTGATGAAAAAGATGAAATAGAAAAAGAATTGATTTATTTATGTGATGATCTTAAAGTGGATTTAATTCTAACTAATGGAGGCACAGGATTTTCACAAAGAGATGTTACCCCTGAGGCAACTCAAAATGTTATTGAAAAATATGTACCTGGATTTGGTGAGGTTATGAGAATGAAATCACTTCAAATTACTTCAAAGGCTATGCTTTCAAGAAGTATTGCAGGAATACGTAAAAAAACCTTGATTATAAATCTTCCTGGTAGTCCCAAAGGTGCTGTAGAAAATCTTCAATTTATAATTGAAGCAATTCCACATGGTATTGATATACTTAAAGGGGAAGCTAATGAGTGCGCTAGAATCTAG